The Flavobacterium sp. IMCC34852 genome contains the following window.
TTACAGTTTGCTAGACAAACCGGCAAAGTCTAATGAATATTGCCAAAAGTTAATTGCCAATGATTATGACAAATTTGACGGTGAATCGATGTTGAAAGCCAACAACGAATTGCTTACGCTTTTCAAAGCCAATCAAATTACCAACCGACACTTTACAGTAGATACTAAAAACTTTGTTTTTGAAGAAAAACAACCGGTGTATTCTAACAATACGTCGAGTGCGCCGGTAACCAATGCGCCTTATAGTATTGAAACCGATCAAAACTATATCTTGGCTTATATGCTTACTATTAAAAAAGATACTATTGCCGGCTATATGCACAAAAGCAGAACTATGAATTTAAGTGAAGCAGTTACGGTAACTGTTAAAGACTTTCAAGGCAAATTTTCAGAAAGAAATTTCAAAGCCAATGAGGTTTCTCGTTTGATTTTGAGCAATGGAGAAGAATATGCTACTGTAGCCTTCCGTGTATCAGTAGACAATGGCGGTATGACTATGGCATCGGCTTCTAAAAAGTTTGCCAAAGAAATGTATGTAGGTAATAAAATCAGTGTTTACCAATATTTTAACGGTGAGGTAATTCTTAAAATGGCCAATGAATCCGAAGGTAAATCCAATGCCTCAGCCGGCTGGATGCTCGGACCCAAAAAGCGCTTTGAAGAAATGGCCAAAGGCTGCCCAACACTTTTAGAAAGGGTTGAAAAAAAGGAATTCAAAAACAATCTCGAGAGCATTTTGTCTTTCGCAGAAGCACTCGAAGCTTGTAAATAATAAATTAAAAGTCTCTCATTTGAGGGACTTTTTTTTTGAGTTTAGCGATTTAATTTTTTATGCTTTAACAAATAAGCCGAAGTTTGGTAATAGCTTATAGTTTCGTTTACTAAATCTTGTTTTAAAACGGTCATTGGTTTTTCTTCAAAATGGGTTTGGAATTCCGACTTAATCTTAGGCTTCATTTGGGGTATTAGTTGAAATTGCTTGACTTTCTTAACCGGTGAAATAACTGTAAGTATATTGTCTTTAATCAGTCCTAAATCTTGATAAGTAGCTACAAAAGCTCTCGGTTGATAGTTTGAATTAAATACATCTTGTCCGTAAAATTTACTGTCGTAACTAAAGTTTAGTAAACCAAATAGCGTTGGCATGACATCAATCTGCGACATCAAAGTAGTAACATGTTTAGGCTGAATAAATCCGGGTGCATAAACCATCGCGGGAATACGGTATTTCTCTAACGGCAATTCGGTTTTACCGGAACTTGAAGCACAATGATCAGCTAAGATGACAAATACGGTATTCTTGAACCAAGGTTGCTCTTCGGCCATTTTAAAGAATTGCTTCAAAGCATAATCAGTATACTTTACGCCACCGTTTCTCGACTTAGCGCTTCCTGAAATATCAATCTTCCCTTCAGGATAAGTAAATGGGCGATGGTTACTCACCGTCATAATGTGGTTAAAGAAAGGTTTGTTTTGTTGGGCTTCGCGGTTCATTTCCCGGATGGCTTTTTTATACATGTCTTCATCGCAAACTCCCCAAATATTGGCAAACGTAATCTCTTCGGGCAAAAAACTGTTTTTGTCTATAATCTCATAGCCGTTTCCTCCGAAAAAGTCACCCATATTGTCAAAGAAAGCATCGCCGCCATACAAGTATTTTACCGCATAACCTTTTTGTTTAAAAACATGTCCGGTAGAATATTTGTTTTTGTTGTCTACTCGTTTGACTACGCTTTCTGCGGCACTTGGTGGCAAACATAACGTTACGGCTTCTAATCCGCGAACGGTTCTGTTTCCTACCGCATAAAGATTGGTGAATTGCAAACTCTTGTCTGCTAAAGAATCTAAGAAAGGCGTAATGTGCCTTTCATTGCCATATTCTGTCATGAAATCTTCGCTCAGACTTTCAACCGTAATCAAAACCACATTCTTGTGCAGTTCTGTTGAATCACCGGGAACGGCTCGCAAGGTACTTTCGCCTTTAATTGCTCCTAATTGTTTTTGCAATAGGGCAAAGGCTTCTGATTTAGGGATGGTTTTATAGAATTTATCAAAGGCCAATTCATTGTTGAAAAAGGCAGTGTAAAACTTATACAGACCGTTAGCTTCAAGCTCATTGACATAAACATTCGCATTGTTTTCTTGTTCGGCCATTATCGGAACAATAAATAATGAACCCAATAATAGTATAGTATAAACACCTAAACCTAAGACTTTTGCTCTAAGGTTGGGCAAGTGATTTAAAAAAGGTTGGGAGCGTTTTACAACGAAATAAGTAATTACAGCCGTAATTAGTCCGACACCGGCAAATAAAGGAACGACCGGATAGGATTCCATAATATTGCCAATCACGGTGTTGGTATAAACCAAATAATCTACGGCTATAAAGTTGTAACGCACTCCAAATTCATTCCAAAAGAAAAACTCACTAACGGCATTCTGAATGATAATTAGAACAAAGAGGAAAACCGCAATAGAAAACAATACCAATCGCAATGGCTTTCGGTACTTTGGCAAAAACAATAATAATCCGAAGAAAACCGTTTTTAATGCCATAAAACCAATGCCTATTTCGGGCAGTGAACCACCGTATTCATTGAGTATAGTGTTGAAAAAAGAAACATAGCACAACAGTAAAGCCAATCCGCCAAAAATCAAATAACCCCAAGGTTTATCATACTTGGTGTTAGATAAAAACAACAAGTAAAACCATAAAAAGACACTACCGATGACAAACACCAATAAGTCCGAAATCAAACCGAAACCAAAAATGCTAATGACTTCCAAGAGGCTGAAACCGGATTGGGTAATAGGATGAAAAAGCAACACCAATCTGAGGATAATATTGGTAATGATAAATAAGAGTAGCAAACTAATAATGGGAGAGTGTTTTTTGAAATAATCCATAAAGAATGGTGTGGTTAATTACATTTGGTATTGTAACATTTTATAGCAGAAATACCCTAAATTAATATTCGCTTAAGAAAAAAGTTCTTGTTAAAATGAACCGAATAAAATATAATTTTACTGCATCGGGTAGGGTAAATGAAGCCCAACTTTCTATAGATAAAAAGTCAATCATGAAACGTATATTTTTAATCGCCTTTGTATTGTTTACCGCTAACAGTTTTGCTCAAAACTGGACTACTAATTTTGAAGAAGCCAAAGCTACCGCCGAAAAAGAAAACAAAAACATCCTATTGGTATTTTCCGGTTCCGATTGGTGTGCGCCTTGTATCAAGTTAGATAGAAATGTATGGCAATCACCTGATTTTAAAACCTATGCCGAAGGTAAATTTGTATTGTTGCGCGCAGATTTTCCCAAAAAGAAAGCCAATGTCTTACCGGAGGAACTCAGAGCGGCTAATTTGGCTTTGGCCGAAAAATACAACAAAGAAGGTTTCTTTCCTTTTGTAGTGATTTTAGACAAAACAGGAAAAGTAATCGCCCGAAAAGGATACGAAAACCAAACCGCCGAAAAATACATAGCCGAATTACAAGCGCTTATCAAATAAACATGAACCGATTACTTTTAATAGTATTTCTTACTGTTGGTTTTAGTGCCAATGCCCAACTGATTCACAAACGAAAAGTGAGTTTGCTGGGCAGTCCGTTTGAAATTACGGTCGTAGCCAATGATACGGTGCAAGCCAATTTGTATGAAGATATGGCCATAGCCGAAGTCAAACGCATTGAAAATTTGATTTCAGATTGGATACCAACTACGCCTTTATCCCAGATCAATCAAAATGCCGGAAAACAACCGGTGAAAGTGCCTTTAGAATTAATCGAATTGATTGAACGTTCCATCAAAATCTCTAAACTGACGGATGGCGCTTTTGATATCAGTTATGCCTCTATGGATAGAATTTGGAAGTTTGACGGCAGCATGAAAGAAATGCCTTCACCGGAAGCCATCAAGAAATCGGTGGAGAAAGTAGGGTATGAGAATATTGTAATCGACAAAGAAAAACAAACTGTTTTCCTAAAACTCGAAGGCATGAAACTGGGCATGGGTGGCATTGGTCAAGGTTATATAGCCGATAAAATCAAAGCTTTATTGCTTTCTAAAGGTTGTGTCGCCGGATTGGTTAATGTTTCAGGCGATATCAGTACTTGGGGCAAACAACCCAATGGGGAACAATGGAAAGTTGGGATTAAAAACCCCATAAACAAAAACAAAATATTCGCCACTTTTCCGCTAGAAGATACTGCCGTAGAAACCTCAGGCAGTTATGAGAAATACGTCACCTTCAACGGCAAACGCTATTCTCACATTATTGACACGCGTACCGGTTATCCGGCTACCGGATTAATCAGTGTGAGTGTTTTTGCTAAAACTACCGAACTGGCCGATGCTTTGGCGACCGGCGTATTCGTAATGGGAAAAGATGCCGGGATGAACTTGGTAAACCAATTACCGGGCGTAGGCTGTATTATGGTAGATGAAGAAGGCAAAATTTCAACGTCAAACAATATAGATTTAAAAAAATACCAACATGACTAAAATACTTGGATTACTAACACTGATTGTTTTCATGTCTTCTTGCACTGTGGTGAAAGAATATGAAAAAGAATATATCAACGACACCGAAATGAAATTATCAGCCAAAACTGCCGAACGCTATGAAGTAACCTTTCAGGTTTACCGTGAAGCGGCTGCCGGTGCTAACGGTGGTAAAACAGGCGGAGGTTGTGGTTGTAATTAAAATTTAAAATGAAAAAATATATCTTTCTATTAGCCTTACTCGGTGGTTACCGTTCTTTTGCTCAGGAAAAAGACAGTACAACCGTATTCAAAAAAAGAGTTCTTGATGCCACCGAAGTCGATTTCTTAATCAGTTACTATAAACAAGACGGAGTTCATTCTTCGGTTTCCGGTGGAATGGGTTCTGAAAAACTAACCGATTTGGCTTCCAATATCGTGATTACCATGCCAATGAATGCCGATGACGTACTGACCGTTGATGCCGGTTTATCGGCTTATACATCGGCTTCTTCCAGTAATATTAATCCGTTTAACAGCAGTGGTGCTTCGGGCGGAGATGACGACGATGATGACGATGATGACAAAGCCGGTTCTCCTTATGGTACGCCTTGGTTGGCTTCTTCCGGTGCTTCGGCCCAAGATGCTTTGGCGAGTGTGACCATCAATTACAGTCACAGTTCAGATGACCGAAACTTTATATGGAATGCCGATGTGTCTTTTTCTAATGAGTACGATTACACTTCCATTGGTTTTGGTGGCGGCTTGGCTAAATTGTTTAACGAAAAAAATACAGAGCTGAGTTTGAAAGCCAATGTTTATCTGGACCAATGGCGACCAATATTGCCAACAGAATTACACGAATACAATCAGTACGGCAACAACTTTTTGA
Protein-coding sequences here:
- a CDS encoding DUF4266 domain-containing protein — protein: MTKILGLLTLIVFMSSCTVVKEYEKEYINDTEMKLSAKTAERYEVTFQVYREAAAGANGGKTGGGCGCN
- a CDS encoding FAD:protein FMN transferase; this translates as MNRLLLIVFLTVGFSANAQLIHKRKVSLLGSPFEITVVANDTVQANLYEDMAIAEVKRIENLISDWIPTTPLSQINQNAGKQPVKVPLELIELIERSIKISKLTDGAFDISYASMDRIWKFDGSMKEMPSPEAIKKSVEKVGYENIVIDKEKQTVFLKLEGMKLGMGGIGQGYIADKIKALLLSKGCVAGLVNVSGDISTWGKQPNGEQWKVGIKNPINKNKIFATFPLEDTAVETSGSYEKYVTFNGKRYSHIIDTRTGYPATGLISVSVFAKTTELADALATGVFVMGKDAGMNLVNQLPGVGCIMVDEEGKISTSNNIDLKKYQHD
- a CDS encoding thioredoxin family protein, giving the protein MKRIFLIAFVLFTANSFAQNWTTNFEEAKATAEKENKNILLVFSGSDWCAPCIKLDRNVWQSPDFKTYAEGKFVLLRADFPKKKANVLPEELRAANLALAEKYNKEGFFPFVVILDKTGKVIARKGYENQTAEKYIAELQALIK
- a CDS encoding LTA synthase family protein, which produces MDYFKKHSPIISLLLLFIITNIILRLVLLFHPITQSGFSLLEVISIFGFGLISDLLVFVIGSVFLWFYLLFLSNTKYDKPWGYLIFGGLALLLCYVSFFNTILNEYGGSLPEIGIGFMALKTVFFGLLLFLPKYRKPLRLVLFSIAVFLFVLIIIQNAVSEFFFWNEFGVRYNFIAVDYLVYTNTVIGNIMESYPVVPLFAGVGLITAVITYFVVKRSQPFLNHLPNLRAKVLGLGVYTILLLGSLFIVPIMAEQENNANVYVNELEANGLYKFYTAFFNNELAFDKFYKTIPKSEAFALLQKQLGAIKGESTLRAVPGDSTELHKNVVLITVESLSEDFMTEYGNERHITPFLDSLADKSLQFTNLYAVGNRTVRGLEAVTLCLPPSAAESVVKRVDNKNKYSTGHVFKQKGYAVKYLYGGDAFFDNMGDFFGGNGYEIIDKNSFLPEEITFANIWGVCDEDMYKKAIREMNREAQQNKPFFNHIMTVSNHRPFTYPEGKIDISGSAKSRNGGVKYTDYALKQFFKMAEEQPWFKNTVFVILADHCASSSGKTELPLEKYRIPAMVYAPGFIQPKHVTTLMSQIDVMPTLFGLLNFSYDSKFYGQDVFNSNYQPRAFVATYQDLGLIKDNILTVISPVKKVKQFQLIPQMKPKIKSEFQTHFEEKPMTVLKQDLVNETISYYQTSAYLLKHKKLNR